The Iamia majanohamensis genome window below encodes:
- the kdpB gene encoding potassium-transporting ATPase subunit KdpB → MTTTIATGPEPTRPPEGQPGSGARDRHPLPTRSIFDRAILGRAAGEAFAKLDPRTLARNPVMFVVEVGAVLTTVLWVRDVLDAGSEPNTFAGLVTAWLWFTVLFANFAEAVAEGRGKAQAATLRRTRSETMARVRGADGTIEERPSTALVVGDECVVTAGEVIPGDGDVVEGIATVDESAITGESAPVIRESGGDRSAVTGGTRVLSDEIVVRITAEPGATFLDRMIALVEGSARQKTPNEIALSILLAGLTLIFLLAIVALQPFAIYSGDEQTLIVLVALLVCLIPTTIGGLLSAIGIAGMDRLVQRNVLAMSGRAVEAGGDCSTLLLDKTGTITFGNRRATGLHPAHGVDPARLREAALLSSLADETPEGRSIVELAGDDATRPGTTGADFVEFSASTRMSGIDLADRSIRKGASDAVARWLDQYEQRIPDEVVTTTSRISDDGGTPLVVVEDATVLGVVALTDVVKPGMRERFEELRALGIRTVMITGDNPRTAKAIAAEAGVDDFLAEATPEDKMALIREEQQGGNLVAMTGDGTNDAPALAQADVGVAMNTGTQAAKEAGNMVDLDSDPTKLIEIVQIGKQLLITRGALTTFSIANDVAKYFAIIPAMFIVAYPQLDELNVMGLDSPESAILSAVVFNALAIVALIPLALRGVHLQAATASEVLRRNLLIYGLGGLVTPFIGITLIDLVISTLGIV, encoded by the coding sequence ATGACCACCACCATCGCCACCGGACCGGAGCCCACACGCCCGCCCGAGGGGCAGCCCGGGTCCGGCGCCCGGGACCGCCACCCCCTGCCCACCCGGTCGATCTTCGACCGCGCCATCCTCGGACGGGCGGCGGGGGAGGCCTTCGCCAAGCTCGACCCGCGCACGCTGGCCCGCAACCCGGTGATGTTCGTCGTCGAGGTGGGCGCCGTCCTCACCACGGTCCTGTGGGTCCGCGACGTGCTCGACGCCGGCTCGGAGCCCAACACCTTCGCCGGGCTGGTCACCGCCTGGCTCTGGTTCACGGTGCTCTTCGCCAACTTCGCCGAGGCCGTGGCCGAGGGCCGGGGCAAGGCCCAGGCCGCCACGCTCCGGAGGACCCGCAGCGAGACCATGGCCCGCGTCCGGGGAGCGGACGGCACGATCGAGGAGCGGCCCTCCACGGCCCTGGTCGTCGGCGACGAGTGCGTCGTCACCGCCGGCGAGGTGATCCCCGGCGACGGCGACGTCGTGGAGGGCATCGCCACGGTGGACGAGTCGGCCATCACCGGCGAGTCCGCCCCGGTGATCCGGGAGTCGGGCGGTGACCGCTCGGCGGTGACCGGGGGCACCAGGGTGCTGTCCGACGAGATCGTCGTGCGGATCACGGCCGAGCCGGGCGCGACCTTCCTCGATCGGATGATCGCCCTGGTCGAGGGCTCCGCCCGCCAGAAGACGCCGAACGAGATCGCCCTGTCGATCCTGCTCGCCGGCCTCACCCTCATCTTCCTGCTGGCGATCGTCGCCCTCCAGCCCTTCGCCATCTACTCCGGGGACGAGCAGACCCTGATCGTGCTCGTCGCCCTGCTGGTCTGCCTGATCCCCACGACCATCGGCGGCCTCCTCTCGGCCATCGGCATCGCCGGCATGGACCGGCTGGTCCAGCGCAACGTGCTGGCCATGAGCGGCCGTGCCGTCGAGGCGGGGGGCGACTGCAGCACGCTGCTGCTGGACAAGACGGGCACCATCACCTTCGGCAACCGCCGGGCCACGGGCCTGCACCCGGCCCACGGCGTCGACCCGGCCCGCCTGCGCGAGGCGGCGCTGCTGTCGAGCCTGGCCGACGAGACCCCCGAGGGTCGCTCGATCGTCGAGCTGGCCGGCGACGACGCCACCCGGCCCGGCACCACCGGCGCCGACTTCGTGGAGTTCTCGGCCTCGACCCGCATGAGCGGCATCGACCTCGCCGACCGCTCCATCCGCAAGGGCGCCTCGGACGCCGTGGCGCGCTGGCTCGACCAGTACGAGCAGCGGATCCCCGACGAGGTCGTCACCACCACGTCGCGGATCTCCGACGACGGAGGCACCCCGCTGGTCGTGGTCGAGGACGCCACGGTGCTCGGCGTCGTCGCGCTGACCGACGTGGTGAAGCCGGGCATGAGGGAGCGCTTCGAGGAGCTCCGCGCCCTCGGCATCCGCACCGTCATGATCACCGGCGACAACCCTCGCACCGCGAAGGCCATCGCCGCCGAGGCCGGGGTCGACGACTTCCTGGCCGAGGCGACGCCCGAGGACAAGATGGCCCTGATCCGCGAGGAGCAGCAGGGGGGCAACCTCGTCGCCATGACGGGTGACGGCACCAACGACGCCCCGGCGCTCGCGCAGGCCGACGTCGGCGTGGCCATGAACACGGGCACCCAGGCGGCCAAGGAGGCCGGGAACATGGTCGACCTCGACAGCGACCCGACCAAGCTGATCGAGATCGTCCAGATCGGCAAGCAGCTGCTCATCACCCGGGGGGCGCTGACCACCTTCTCGATCGCCAACGACGTGGCCAAGTACTTCGCCATCATCCCGGCGATGTTCATCGTCGCCTACCCGCAGCTCGACGAGCTCAACGTCATGGGCCTCGACTCGCCCGAGTCGGCCATCCTCTCGGCGGTCGTCTTCAACGCCCTCGCCATCGTGGCCCTCATCCCGCTCGCCCTCCGGGGCGTCCACCTGCAGGCCGCCACCGCCTCCGAGGTCCTGCGGCGCAACCTGCTGATCTACGGGCTCGGCGGTCTCGTCACCCCGTTCATCGGCATCACGCTCATCGACCTCGTCATCTCGACCCTGGGGATCGTCTGA
- the kdpC gene encoding potassium-transporting ATPase subunit KdpC, which yields MLRQARPALVALALFTVLTGLLYPLAVTGIAQAAFGDQADGSPLVVDGERRGSELIAQPFEGEEWFQPRPSAVAYDAASSGASNLGPLNPELLATIDERTAAYRERNELPEGTKVPVDAVTASGSGLDPHISPRNAELQAPRVAEVRGLAPSQVEALVERHTEGRSLGVLGEPRVNVVTLNADLDRLAG from the coding sequence ATGCTCCGACAGGCACGACCGGCGCTCGTCGCCCTCGCCCTCTTCACCGTCCTCACCGGGCTGCTCTACCCGCTGGCGGTCACCGGCATCGCCCAGGCCGCCTTCGGCGACCAGGCGGACGGGTCGCCGCTCGTCGTCGACGGCGAGCGCCGCGGCAGCGAGCTCATCGCCCAGCCCTTCGAGGGCGAGGAGTGGTTCCAGCCCCGGCCCTCTGCCGTCGCCTACGACGCCGCCTCCTCGGGGGCCTCCAACCTCGGCCCGCTCAACCCCGAGCTGCTGGCGACCATCGACGAGCGCACCGCCGCCTACCGCGAGCGCAACGAGCTCCCCGAGGGCACGAAGGTGCCCGTCGACGCCGTCACCGCATCAGGGTCGGGGCTCGACCCGCACATCTCCCCCCGCAACGCCGAGCTCCAGGCCCCCCGGGTGGCCGAGGTCCGCGGCCTCGCGCCGTCCCAGGTCGAGGCCCTGGTCGAGCGCCACACCGAGGGCCGGTCCCTCGGTGTGCTGGGCGAGCCCCGGGTCAACGTGGTCACCCTCAACGCCGACCTGGACCGGCTGGCAGGCTGA
- a CDS encoding sensor histidine kinase, producing MSRGRLRIYLGAAPGVGKTHAMLGEGARRAARGTDVVVGYVETHGRPQTEAQLEGLEVVPRRRLTHRGTAFEEMDLDAVLQRAPDVALVDEYAHTDVPGSRHAKRWEDVEELLDAGIDVISTLNIQHLESLNDVVESITGIQQRETIPDDVVRAADQVELVDMTPEAIRRRMAHGNIYAPEKVDAALANYFRPGNLGALRELALLWVADRVDEGLQRYRSQHDIGRPWETRERIVVALTGAPSGEQLIRRAARIAERSRGELLGVHIRASDGRTDAPPELLERHRELLGDLGGEYHELVADDVVEALVRFAHDENATQVVLGASHRSRWAEITRGSVVNRTVRRSGDIDIHVISTGERAEEPRPAVPRRLLTGLPPRRRAAGWAIAVLGPALLTLVLANSRGALDQGSLFLLYQVVVLVAATVGGALPAAAAAVLASAALNWYFTPPFYTWTIDQADDVLALAIFVVVGVLYGLLATAFARRTLVARRSRFEAEALARVAAGLASESDPLPAVLDRIRTTLRLDGISVHTDPDGPAVASAGTEPPASGADVEVLAFDGGVVRIAGALDGDDRSMVRAFTSHLAGAVERRALQGEADRVETLAAADALRTAILRAVSHDLRTPLASVKASVSSLRQRDVDWSEPEREDFLATIEEEADRLDAVIGNLLDASRLEAGAIEPATQHVAVEDVVAGALRSISGLDAHPLDIDVSPEIPLVRADPGLLERALANVVANAVAASPPGVAVRVAASSLGDEVQLRVIDRGPGVAEADRERMFQPFQRPGDAPAGSGVGLGLAVARGIVDAMGGRVAVEDTPGGGLTMVIGLVAAPDADVRPGGG from the coding sequence ATGTCCCGCGGCCGGTTGCGCATCTACCTCGGTGCGGCACCAGGCGTCGGCAAGACCCACGCCATGCTCGGCGAGGGGGCGCGGCGGGCCGCACGGGGCACCGACGTGGTGGTCGGCTACGTCGAGACCCACGGCCGCCCCCAGACCGAGGCGCAGCTGGAGGGCCTCGAGGTCGTGCCCCGACGCCGCCTGACCCACCGGGGCACCGCCTTCGAGGAGATGGACCTCGATGCCGTCCTGCAGCGCGCCCCCGACGTCGCGCTCGTGGACGAGTACGCCCACACCGACGTCCCCGGCTCGCGGCACGCCAAGCGGTGGGAGGACGTCGAGGAGCTGCTCGACGCGGGGATCGACGTCATCTCCACGCTGAACATCCAGCACCTCGAGTCGCTCAACGACGTCGTCGAGTCGATCACCGGCATCCAGCAGCGGGAGACCATCCCCGACGACGTCGTCCGGGCCGCGGACCAGGTCGAGCTGGTCGACATGACGCCCGAGGCCATCCGTCGGCGCATGGCGCACGGCAACATCTACGCGCCCGAGAAGGTCGATGCGGCCCTCGCCAACTACTTCCGGCCGGGCAACCTCGGCGCCCTCCGGGAGCTGGCCCTCCTGTGGGTCGCCGACCGCGTCGACGAGGGGCTCCAGCGCTACCGCTCGCAGCACGACATCGGGCGTCCCTGGGAGACGCGGGAACGCATCGTGGTCGCCCTCACGGGGGCGCCCTCCGGCGAGCAGCTCATCCGGCGGGCGGCCCGCATCGCCGAGCGCTCCCGCGGCGAGCTGCTCGGCGTCCACATCCGGGCCAGCGACGGCCGCACGGACGCACCCCCCGAGCTGCTCGAGCGCCACCGGGAGCTGCTCGGCGACCTGGGCGGGGAGTACCACGAGCTGGTCGCCGACGACGTGGTGGAGGCCCTCGTGCGCTTCGCCCACGACGAGAACGCCACCCAGGTCGTGCTCGGGGCCAGCCATCGCAGCCGGTGGGCGGAGATCACCCGGGGATCGGTCGTCAACCGGACGGTCCGACGCTCCGGCGACATCGACATCCACGTCATCTCGACGGGCGAGCGCGCCGAGGAGCCGCGGCCCGCCGTCCCCCGCCGCCTGCTCACCGGCCTCCCGCCCCGCCGGAGGGCCGCGGGCTGGGCCATCGCCGTGCTCGGTCCGGCCCTGCTCACCCTCGTCCTCGCCAACAGCCGCGGCGCGCTCGACCAGGGCAGCCTGTTCCTGCTCTACCAGGTCGTCGTCCTCGTGGCCGCGACCGTCGGCGGCGCGCTGCCGGCGGCCGCGGCGGCGGTCCTCGCCTCCGCCGCGCTCAACTGGTACTTCACCCCGCCCTTCTACACGTGGACCATCGACCAGGCCGACGACGTCCTCGCCCTCGCCATCTTCGTGGTGGTCGGGGTGCTCTACGGCCTCCTCGCCACGGCCTTCGCCCGCCGCACGCTGGTGGCCCGGCGCAGCCGCTTCGAGGCCGAGGCCCTGGCGCGGGTCGCCGCCGGCCTCGCCTCCGAGAGCGACCCGCTGCCCGCCGTGCTCGACCGCATCCGCACCACGCTCCGCCTCGACGGCATCTCGGTCCACACCGATCCGGACGGTCCGGCGGTGGCCTCGGCGGGGACCGAGCCGCCCGCCAGCGGCGCCGACGTCGAGGTGCTCGCCTTCGACGGAGGTGTCGTCCGCATCGCCGGTGCGCTCGACGGCGACGACCGGAGCATGGTGCGGGCGTTCACCAGCCACCTGGCGGGGGCCGTGGAGCGCCGCGCCCTGCAGGGCGAGGCCGACCGCGTCGAGACGCTCGCAGCCGCCGACGCGCTCCGGACCGCCATCCTGCGCGCCGTGTCCCACGACCTCCGGACGCCGCTGGCGTCGGTGAAGGCCTCGGTCTCCAGCCTCCGCCAGAGAGACGTCGACTGGTCCGAGCCCGAGCGGGAGGACTTCCTCGCCACCATCGAGGAGGAGGCCGACCGCCTCGACGCGGTGATCGGCAACCTCCTCGACGCCAGCCGCCTGGAGGCGGGCGCGATCGAGCCGGCGACCCAGCACGTGGCGGTCGAGGACGTGGTCGCCGGGGCGCTCCGGTCGATCAGCGGCCTCGACGCCCACCCGCTCGACATCGACGTGTCCCCCGAGATCCCGCTCGTCCGCGCCGATCCCGGCCTGCTGGAGCGGGCCCTGGCCAACGTGGTGGCGAACGCGGTGGCCGCCTCGCCGCCGGGGGTCGCGGTGCGGGTCGCGGCCAGCAGCCTCGGCGACGAGGTGCAGCTGCGCGTCATCGACCGCGGCCCCGGCGTGGCCGAGGCCGACCGGGAGCGGATGTTCCAGCCGTTCCAGCGCCCGGGAGATGCACCGGCCGGCAGCGGGGTGGGCCTGGGCCTCGCGGTGGCGCGGGGGATCGTCGACGCCATGGGCGGTCGGGTGGCCGTCGAGGACACCCCCGGCGGCGGCCTGACGATGGTCATCGGGCTGGTGGCCGCGCCCGATGCCGACGTGCGCCCCGG